A genomic stretch from Pseudomonas alkylphenolica includes:
- a CDS encoding NINE protein gives MNSYQQDGQLHDTHSKVIGYLLWIFGFTGAHRFYYGKPVTGTIWFFTLGLLGIGWLIDLFLIPAMDREADLRFHAGPLDYSLSWILLTFLGIFGVHRMYQGKWITGIIYLCTGGLFLVGVLYDFWTLNTQVSLANAQRR, from the coding sequence ATGAACAGTTATCAACAGGATGGACAGCTGCACGACACGCACAGCAAGGTGATCGGTTACCTGCTGTGGATTTTCGGTTTCACCGGGGCACACCGCTTCTATTACGGCAAGCCGGTCACCGGCACGATCTGGTTTTTCACCCTGGGCCTGCTGGGCATCGGCTGGCTGATCGACCTGTTCCTGATTCCGGCCATGGACCGTGAGGCTGACCTGCGCTTTCACGCCGGCCCTCTGGACTACAGCCTGAGCTGGATCCTGCTGACCTTCCTCGGCATTTTCGGCGTACACCGCATGTACCAGGGCAAATGGATCACCGGGATCATCTACCTGTGCACGGGTGGTTTGTTCCTGGTGGGGGTCTTGTATGACTTCTGGACGTTGAACACCCAGGTGTCGCTGGCCAACGCCCAGCGGCGTTGA
- a CDS encoding SPOR domain-containing protein, translated as MAAKKKPAPKRGASRNQAPAKQPIPGWLWLAIGLTVGAFVVFLMKLEPGNEEVKRSKPEQQKAEKAAEANKTAPSPQQPVKPKYDFYTLLPESEVIVPPEAVPEKTPPVPAQPPVTPAEAAKIDTARAQAALMGQTPPPAPPVIKPAATTQFFLQAGSFRKQADADKVRAQIILLGQAVKVESGTVKEETWYRVLVGPFSNREQLTVAQKQLAGSGFSNLLLQQRQTRQ; from the coding sequence TTGGCTGCCAAGAAAAAACCCGCACCCAAGCGCGGCGCCAGCCGCAACCAGGCCCCGGCAAAGCAACCGATTCCGGGCTGGTTGTGGCTGGCTATTGGCTTGACCGTCGGCGCCTTCGTCGTTTTTCTGATGAAGCTCGAGCCGGGTAACGAAGAGGTCAAGCGCAGCAAGCCGGAGCAGCAGAAAGCCGAGAAGGCCGCCGAAGCCAACAAGACCGCACCAAGCCCGCAACAGCCGGTCAAGCCCAAGTACGACTTCTATACCTTGCTGCCCGAGTCGGAAGTGATCGTGCCGCCTGAAGCGGTACCGGAGAAGACCCCGCCGGTACCGGCGCAACCGCCGGTTACCCCAGCGGAAGCGGCGAAGATCGATACCGCACGGGCTCAGGCGGCGCTGATGGGGCAGACGCCACCACCGGCACCACCGGTGATCAAGCCAGCGGCAACCACCCAGTTCTTCCTGCAGGCCGGTTCGTTCCGCAAGCAGGCCGATGCCGACAAGGTCCGTGCACAAATCATCCTGCTCGGCCAGGCGGTCAAGGTGGAGTCCGGCACCGTCAAAGAAGAAACCTGGTACCGGGTCCTGGTCGGCCCGTTCAGCAATCGCGAACAGCTGACCGTAGCCCAGAAACAACTGGCCGGCAGCGGCTTCAGCAACCTGTTGCTGCAGCAGCGCCAGACCCGCCAGTAA